From a region of the Listeria monocytogenes ATCC 19117 genome:
- a CDS encoding bifunctional folylpolyglutamate synthase/dihydrofolate synthase encodes MTLNSYEEALDWIHGTLRLGIKPGLARMEYMMEKLNHPEKANKWVHIAGTNGKGSTLTFVRNALEEAGYRTGTFTSPYIEVFNERISINGEPISDEMIVSLANRIKPIAEELEKTIYGPPSEFEIITAMMFLCFAEYVSIDIGIIEVGLGGRLDSTNILVPLISVITTIGMDHMEFLGDTIEQIASEKAGIIKPGIPVVSGAIQKEAQEVIAKIAKKNKSNVAQLNETFFMHNENGNITYKTIYGEEISNLSIGLLGLHQLNNAAVAIKVLQYLNTFSTFEIGLAAIKKGLEKAFWPGRMEKIISNPFIMLDGAHNPEGIKTFAHSIQKYSGPKKIIVSILADKNYQEMLGMLKSIPNTEIILTTFDYPRAMMAEEVIQIGKNEGISLNPDWQQVLGNLYETETNTKIFITGSLYFISEVRKYLLASKR; translated from the coding sequence ATGACATTAAATTCGTATGAAGAAGCATTAGATTGGATTCACGGAACGCTTCGTCTAGGAATAAAGCCTGGACTAGCTCGTATGGAGTATATGATGGAAAAGCTAAATCATCCGGAAAAAGCGAATAAGTGGGTACATATTGCTGGAACAAATGGAAAAGGCTCAACACTTACTTTTGTTAGAAATGCTCTAGAAGAAGCTGGATATAGAACGGGAACCTTCACTTCACCATACATTGAAGTTTTTAATGAACGAATTAGTATTAATGGTGAACCGATTAGCGATGAAATGATCGTTTCATTAGCTAACCGAATTAAACCTATTGCGGAAGAGCTAGAAAAAACTATTTATGGACCACCTTCAGAATTTGAAATTATTACAGCTATGATGTTTTTATGCTTTGCGGAATATGTTTCCATTGATATTGGTATTATCGAAGTAGGACTAGGCGGAAGACTGGACTCTACGAATATTCTAGTGCCACTAATTTCTGTAATTACCACGATTGGGATGGATCATATGGAATTCCTTGGGGATACAATCGAGCAAATTGCTAGTGAAAAAGCTGGCATAATTAAGCCAGGAATACCAGTTGTTTCAGGTGCTATACAAAAAGAAGCTCAAGAAGTTATAGCTAAGATAGCAAAAAAGAATAAATCCAATGTTGCTCAATTAAATGAGACTTTTTTCATGCATAATGAAAATGGAAATATAACTTATAAAACTATATATGGAGAAGAAATAAGCAATCTTTCCATTGGGCTGCTTGGTCTTCATCAATTGAATAATGCGGCGGTAGCTATTAAAGTATTACAGTACTTAAATACATTTTCTACCTTTGAAATTGGTTTGGCGGCAATTAAAAAAGGCTTGGAAAAAGCATTTTGGCCAGGAAGAATGGAGAAAATCATTTCAAATCCATTTATTATGCTGGATGGAGCGCATAATCCAGAAGGTATTAAAACATTCGCTCATTCCATCCAAAAGTATTCTGGGCCTAAGAAAATAATCGTGAGTATATTAGCTGATAAAAACTATCAAGAAATGTTAGGAATGTTAAAGTCCATTCCCAATACAGAAATAATACTAACTACTTTTGATTATCCTAGAGCTATGATGGCGGAAGAAGTAATACAAATAGGAAAAAATGAAGGTATTTCTTTGAACCCAGATTGGCAGCAAGTATTAGGTAATCTTTACGAAACGGAGACTAATACGAAAATCTTTATTACAGGATCGCTTTATTTCATTTCAGAAGTGCGGAAATATTTGTTGGCCTCAAAACGTTAA
- a CDS encoding valine--tRNA ligase — protein MTIEHNEINMPTKYEPSNVEAGKYKWWLEKEFFKAEGNTDKKPYSIVIPPPNVTGKLHLGHAWDTTLQDIITRMKRMQGFDTLYLPGMDHAGIATQAKVEAKLKESNVSRYDLGRENFVDKTWEWKEEYAEFIREQWEKLGLGLDYSRERFTLDDGLSDAVKKVFVTLYNKGLIYRGQYIINWDPEAKTALSDIEVIHKDIEGSFYHLKYPLTDGSGYLEVATTRPETIPGDTAVAVHPKDERYQHLIGKTIMLPILNREIPIVADEYVEREFGSGAVKITPAHDPNDFEVGNRHELPRIIVMHEDGTMNKNAGKYDGLDRFVARKEIIQDFKDLGLFIKQEPHLHSVGHSERTGAVVEPYLSLQWFVKMEPLAAEALELQKTENKVNFVPARFEKTYETWMDNIHDWCISRQLWWGHRIPAWYHKETGEIYVGESEPENLSEWEQDEDVLDTWFSSALWPFSTMGWPDTENPDFQHFFPTNTLVTGYDIIFFWVSRMIFQSVEFTGERPFKDTLIHGLVRDSEGRKMSKSLGNGVDPIEVIDKYGADSLRYTLATGSSPGQDLKFSYEKVESTWNFINKIWNASRFVLMNLDGMKYNEIDLSNVTEVSDKWILTRLNETIQAVTSLGEKYEFGEVGRTLYNFIWDDFCDWYIEIAKIPLYGEDEVAKQTTRSVLAYTLNATMRLLHPFMPFVTEEIWQNLPHEGESITIAEWPKVNEQQIDTKSSTAMATLVEVIRAVRNIRSEVNTPLSKPIVLEIKPKDTTYKEILEQNISYIERFCNPEQVTISFDVEASKTAMTAVVSGAEIFIPLEALIDLNVEIARLEKELEKWNKEVARVQGKLNNERFISKAPESVVAEERLKEKDYLDKKASVLERIETLKEV, from the coding sequence ATGACAATCGAACACAATGAAATAAATATGCCTACAAAATATGAGCCGAGTAACGTAGAAGCAGGTAAATATAAATGGTGGCTAGAAAAAGAATTCTTTAAAGCAGAAGGAAATACGGATAAAAAACCTTACAGTATTGTTATTCCACCACCAAACGTAACAGGTAAACTACATTTAGGCCATGCGTGGGATACAACTTTACAAGATATTATTACTCGAATGAAAAGAATGCAAGGGTTTGACACTTTATATTTACCAGGAATGGATCATGCTGGTATTGCAACGCAAGCTAAAGTAGAAGCGAAATTAAAAGAATCTAATGTTTCTCGTTATGACTTAGGACGAGAAAACTTTGTGGATAAGACTTGGGAATGGAAAGAAGAATACGCTGAGTTTATTCGTGAACAATGGGAGAAGTTAGGCCTTGGTTTAGACTACTCAAGAGAACGATTTACACTAGATGATGGTTTATCGGATGCCGTAAAAAAAGTATTCGTAACATTATATAATAAAGGTCTTATTTATCGCGGCCAATATATAATAAACTGGGACCCAGAAGCGAAAACGGCTTTATCTGATATTGAAGTAATTCATAAAGATATTGAAGGCAGTTTCTATCATTTGAAATATCCATTAACTGATGGCTCTGGTTACCTAGAAGTAGCTACAACACGTCCTGAAACAATACCGGGTGATACAGCTGTTGCGGTTCACCCAAAAGATGAAAGATATCAACACTTAATTGGTAAAACCATCATGCTACCGATTTTGAATAGAGAAATTCCTATTGTTGCTGATGAATATGTGGAAAGAGAGTTTGGCTCTGGTGCAGTTAAAATTACGCCTGCACATGATCCGAATGATTTTGAAGTAGGGAATCGTCATGAGTTGCCAAGAATTATTGTCATGCATGAAGATGGGACAATGAATAAAAATGCTGGTAAATATGATGGTTTGGACCGTTTTGTAGCTAGAAAAGAAATTATTCAAGATTTCAAAGACTTAGGTTTATTTATCAAACAAGAACCTCACTTGCATTCAGTGGGGCATTCAGAGCGAACTGGAGCGGTAGTAGAACCCTATCTTTCACTACAATGGTTTGTGAAAATGGAACCTCTTGCTGCAGAAGCACTGGAACTTCAAAAAACGGAAAACAAAGTGAATTTTGTACCAGCTAGATTTGAAAAAACATATGAAACTTGGATGGATAACATTCACGATTGGTGTATTTCGCGTCAATTATGGTGGGGTCACAGAATCCCGGCTTGGTATCATAAAGAAACAGGTGAAATTTATGTTGGTGAAAGCGAACCTGAAAACCTTTCTGAATGGGAACAAGATGAAGATGTACTAGATACTTGGTTTAGTTCGGCTTTATGGCCATTTTCAACAATGGGCTGGCCAGATACTGAGAATCCAGATTTCCAACATTTCTTCCCAACTAATACTTTAGTAACTGGATACGATATTATTTTCTTTTGGGTATCTAGAATGATTTTCCAATCTGTTGAATTTACTGGTGAGAGACCTTTTAAAGATACATTGATTCATGGTTTAGTGCGTGACTCTGAAGGACGTAAAATGTCTAAGTCGCTTGGTAATGGTGTGGACCCAATTGAAGTTATTGACAAATATGGAGCAGATTCTCTTCGTTATACACTTGCAACAGGTTCATCACCAGGTCAAGATTTGAAATTCAGCTATGAAAAAGTAGAGTCTACTTGGAATTTCATTAATAAGATTTGGAATGCATCCCGTTTTGTGTTAATGAATTTAGATGGGATGAAATATAATGAAATTGATTTGTCTAATGTTACTGAAGTTAGTGATAAATGGATATTGACTAGACTTAATGAAACAATTCAAGCGGTTACCTCCTTAGGTGAAAAATATGAATTTGGTGAAGTGGGACGAACGTTATATAACTTTATCTGGGATGATTTCTGTGATTGGTATATAGAGATTGCGAAAATACCTCTTTACGGAGAAGATGAAGTAGCAAAACAAACAACTAGATCTGTACTTGCGTATACTTTGAATGCGACTATGCGATTACTTCATCCATTTATGCCTTTTGTAACAGAAGAAATTTGGCAAAATTTACCTCACGAAGGGGAATCTATTACAATTGCTGAATGGCCAAAAGTGAATGAACAACAGATTGATACTAAATCTTCTACGGCCATGGCTACTTTAGTTGAAGTGATTCGTGCTGTCCGGAATATTCGATCTGAAGTGAATACGCCTCTTAGTAAGCCAATTGTTCTTGAAATTAAACCGAAAGATACTACGTATAAAGAAATTCTAGAACAAAATATTTCTTATATTGAACGTTTTTGTAACCCTGAACAAGTGACAATTTCCTTCGATGTTGAAGCATCTAAAACGGCGATGACTGCTGTAGTATCTGGAGCAGAGATTTTCATTCCTTTAGAGGCGTTAATTGATTTAAATGTAGAGATTGCTCGACTTGAAAAAGAACTAGAAAAATGGAATAAAGAAGTGGCAAGAGTTCAAGGGAAACTAAACAATGAGCGATTCATTAGCAAAGCTCCTGAGAGTGTAGTTGCAGAAGAGCGTCTAAAAGAAAAAGATTATCTAGATAAAAAAGCCTCTGTTCTTGAAAGAATTGAAACGTTAAAAGAAGTATAA
- the hemL gene encoding glutamate-1-semialdehyde 2,1-aminomutase, with the protein MQNYSKSEKAFKEAKKVLPGGVNSPVRAFNSVDASPVFMDHGKGAYITDVDGNEYIDYVLSWGPLILGHADPAVVNAITKAALKGTSFGTPTEIETELAKLVIERVPSIEIVRMVSSGTEATMSAIRLARGYTKREKILKFEGSYHGHGDSLLIKAGSGVATLGLPDSPGVTKGLAADTITVPYNDIEGAELAFQKYGEEIAAVIVEPVAGNMGVVPPIDGFLEGLRELTTKFGSLLIFDEVMTGFRVDYYSAQGYYVVTPDLTCLGKVIGGGLPVGAYGGKKEIMEQIAPAGSIYQAGTLSGNPLAMNAGFETVRQLTPQHYDVFRTLIKRMEEGLTEISARRQVPLSINKAGSMFGFFFTDQKVINFDTAKTSNLEFFRNYYREMLGQGIFLPPSQFEGVFISTMHTEKEIDKTLEAFDTTCKILRG; encoded by the coding sequence TTGCAAAACTATTCGAAATCCGAAAAGGCCTTTAAAGAAGCCAAAAAAGTCTTACCTGGTGGTGTAAATAGCCCTGTTCGAGCATTCAACTCTGTAGATGCCTCGCCAGTTTTTATGGACCACGGAAAAGGCGCTTATATTACAGATGTTGATGGTAACGAATATATTGATTATGTGTTATCTTGGGGCCCTCTAATTTTAGGGCACGCTGATCCAGCTGTTGTTAATGCTATTACAAAAGCAGCTCTGAAAGGTACCAGCTTTGGGACGCCTACTGAGATTGAAACTGAATTAGCAAAATTAGTAATTGAACGTGTGCCATCTATTGAAATTGTTCGTATGGTTTCATCAGGAACGGAAGCAACGATGAGTGCTATTCGTTTGGCTCGCGGTTATACAAAAAGAGAAAAAATCTTGAAATTTGAAGGAAGTTATCACGGACATGGAGATTCTTTATTAATTAAAGCTGGTTCAGGGGTAGCGACACTCGGATTACCGGATTCTCCAGGAGTTACTAAAGGTCTTGCGGCAGATACAATAACAGTCCCATACAATGATATTGAAGGAGCCGAACTGGCCTTCCAAAAATATGGAGAAGAAATAGCAGCAGTCATAGTTGAACCAGTCGCGGGCAATATGGGTGTTGTTCCTCCAATTGATGGATTTTTAGAAGGACTTCGAGAGCTTACTACAAAATTTGGCTCCTTGCTCATTTTTGATGAAGTTATGACCGGATTTAGAGTAGATTACTATTCTGCTCAAGGCTATTATGTGGTAACGCCCGATCTTACTTGTTTAGGAAAAGTGATTGGTGGTGGTTTACCAGTTGGTGCTTATGGTGGAAAGAAAGAAATTATGGAACAGATTGCTCCTGCTGGTTCTATTTATCAAGCGGGAACTTTATCCGGAAATCCATTAGCAATGAATGCTGGCTTTGAAACAGTTCGCCAACTAACGCCGCAACACTATGATGTTTTCCGCACCCTAATTAAGCGAATGGAAGAAGGACTTACAGAGATATCTGCTAGAAGACAAGTCCCGCTCTCGATTAATAAGGCTGGTTCGATGTTCGGCTTTTTCTTCACTGATCAAAAAGTGATTAATTTTGATACAGCAAAAACAAGTAATCTAGAATTTTTCCGAAATTATTACCGTGAAATGTTAGGTCAAGGCATTTTCTTACCACCGTCTCAGTTTGAGGGTGTCTTCATTTCTACGATGCACACCGAGAAAGAAATTGATAAGACCTTGGAAGCATTTGATACGACATGCAAAATACTTCGCGGCTAA
- the hemB gene encoding porphobilinogen synthase, whose product MKNQFDRHRRLRKTKTLRDLVRETVLHTDDLIYPIFVKDGKEPKTEVASMPGVFQYPLHELEEEMRVVESLGIKAVILFGIPAEKDAVGTQAYHDHGIIQEATRLIKKSFPEILVVADTCLCEFTDHGHCGVIENGEILNDESLELLKQTAVSQAAAGADIIAPSNMMDGFVQVIREGLDEAGFYDIPIMSYAVKYASAFYGPFRDAAGSAPQFGDRKSYQMDPANREEALREAMSDEQEGADFLIVKPSLSYLDIMRDVKNNTNLPVVAYNVSGEYAMVKAAAQNGWIDEEKIVLEMLTSMKRAGATLIITYFAKDASKYLNK is encoded by the coding sequence ATGAAAAATCAATTTGATAGACATCGTCGTCTAAGAAAAACCAAAACACTGCGTGATTTAGTAAGAGAAACAGTTTTACATACAGATGATTTAATCTATCCGATTTTTGTTAAAGATGGCAAAGAACCAAAAACAGAAGTAGCTTCTATGCCTGGGGTTTTTCAATATCCTTTACATGAACTAGAAGAAGAAATGCGCGTAGTTGAGAGCCTTGGTATTAAAGCGGTTATTTTATTTGGTATTCCTGCCGAGAAAGACGCAGTTGGCACGCAAGCTTATCACGACCACGGAATTATTCAAGAAGCTACAAGGCTTATAAAAAAAAGTTTTCCTGAAATTCTTGTGGTGGCTGACACATGTTTATGTGAATTTACTGATCATGGACATTGTGGTGTTATTGAAAACGGGGAAATTCTCAATGACGAATCGCTTGAATTATTGAAACAAACAGCTGTCAGTCAAGCCGCTGCAGGAGCGGATATCATTGCTCCATCTAATATGATGGATGGTTTTGTTCAAGTCATTCGCGAAGGGTTAGATGAAGCGGGATTTTATGATATCCCAATTATGTCATATGCAGTTAAATATGCGTCTGCTTTTTATGGACCGTTCCGTGATGCTGCTGGTAGTGCCCCTCAATTTGGTGATAGAAAATCTTATCAAATGGATCCTGCCAATCGTGAAGAAGCTCTTCGCGAAGCAATGTCGGATGAACAAGAAGGTGCAGATTTCCTTATTGTTAAACCATCATTATCATACTTAGATATCATGCGCGATGTTAAGAACAATACCAATTTACCAGTAGTTGCCTACAATGTTAGTGGTGAATATGCAATGGTAAAAGCAGCTGCGCAAAATGGTTGGATAGATGAAGAAAAAATTGTTTTAGAAATGCTAACAAGTATGAAACGAGCGGGTGCAACACTTATCATTACTTATTTTGCAAAAGATGCATCCAAATATTTAAATAAATAG
- a CDS encoding uroporphyrinogen-III synthase has protein sequence MSKKVVLTREANKNKPWQTYFSQNGFEVTSIPLIKTRPIKMDLSREQQQTDWLFLTSANAVEYFFTNQHERFNYKIAVIGEKTKEKLAEFGHEPNFVPSIYQSEVFLEEWLNENPEKTSILIPQSNLSRTIIKDRLIEKGYIVVSFELYETIFPENSKIRLIEQLKLNETQIIVFASPSAWKNFYSTAKSFPAQKEKWHIASIGSITTEAIIADGWEVKYQPKTFTMKHLADLIIQEELK, from the coding sequence ATGAGTAAAAAAGTTGTTTTAACAAGAGAAGCGAATAAAAACAAACCATGGCAAACCTATTTTTCGCAAAATGGTTTTGAAGTGACGTCAATCCCGCTGATTAAAACACGACCTATAAAAATGGATTTGAGTCGAGAACAACAACAAACAGACTGGCTTTTTTTAACAAGTGCAAATGCTGTAGAATATTTCTTTACGAACCAACATGAAAGATTCAATTATAAAATAGCTGTCATCGGTGAAAAAACAAAAGAAAAACTGGCAGAATTTGGTCACGAACCAAATTTTGTCCCATCTATCTATCAGTCAGAAGTATTTTTAGAAGAATGGCTAAACGAAAACCCAGAGAAAACAAGTATCTTAATACCACAAAGTAATTTAAGCAGAACAATAATAAAAGATAGATTGATTGAAAAAGGTTACATCGTTGTTTCGTTTGAGCTCTATGAAACAATCTTTCCAGAAAATTCTAAAATACGGTTAATCGAACAACTGAAACTAAATGAAACACAAATAATTGTTTTTGCCAGCCCATCTGCATGGAAAAACTTCTATTCCACTGCGAAGTCATTCCCTGCTCAAAAAGAGAAGTGGCATATTGCATCCATTGGTAGTATTACAACAGAAGCCATTATAGCAGATGGATGGGAAGTAAAATATCAACCAAAAACCTTCACCATGAAGCACCTAGCTGATTTGATAATACAGGAGGAATTAAAATGA
- the hemC gene encoding hydroxymethylbilane synthase, giving the protein MKRKIIVGSRRSKLALTQSNWVINKLKENYPEFDFEIKEIVTKGDRILDVTLSKVGGKGLFVSEVEQALSDEVIDFAVHSMKDVPSSLKEGLIIGAIPKRESPLDCFVFNRVNSLDELPQGSVIGTSSLRRAAQLLKHRPDFVIKPIRGNIDTRLQKLHAENFDAIILAKAGLARMGWLENTTLKLEDIPPELCLPAVGQGALAIECRESDQQIRDMLTSIHHEETGICVEAERVFLKKLNGGCEIPIAGFATRANEVVHFKGLVGNADGSIILASEQAGANPSEIGNKVAEDLLSEGADTIIKELRNI; this is encoded by the coding sequence ATGAAACGAAAAATAATTGTTGGTTCTAGACGAAGCAAGTTAGCTTTAACTCAGTCTAATTGGGTGATTAACAAGCTCAAAGAAAATTATCCTGAGTTCGATTTTGAGATAAAAGAAATTGTTACAAAAGGGGACCGTATTTTAGATGTAACACTTAGCAAAGTAGGCGGAAAAGGTCTATTTGTATCCGAAGTGGAGCAGGCTTTAAGTGATGAAGTGATTGATTTTGCGGTACATAGCATGAAAGATGTTCCATCAAGTTTGAAAGAAGGATTAATTATTGGCGCGATTCCAAAACGTGAATCGCCATTAGATTGCTTCGTTTTCAATCGAGTGAATTCTCTAGATGAGTTACCACAAGGCTCGGTCATTGGTACAAGTAGCCTCCGTAGAGCGGCACAACTTCTAAAACATCGACCTGATTTTGTGATTAAACCAATTCGAGGCAATATCGATACACGTCTTCAAAAATTACATGCAGAAAATTTTGATGCAATTATCTTAGCAAAAGCTGGGTTAGCTCGTATGGGTTGGTTAGAAAATACTACGTTAAAACTAGAAGACATCCCACCAGAATTATGTTTGCCAGCTGTTGGACAAGGTGCACTTGCTATCGAGTGTCGCGAAAGTGATCAACAAATCCGCGATATGTTAACTTCTATTCATCACGAAGAAACTGGAATTTGTGTAGAAGCAGAACGTGTTTTCTTGAAAAAATTAAATGGTGGCTGTGAAATTCCGATTGCCGGCTTTGCTACAAGAGCTAATGAAGTCGTTCATTTTAAAGGTTTAGTTGGTAATGCGGATGGTTCCATCATTCTTGCATCCGAACAAGCTGGTGCAAATCCAAGTGAAATTGGAAATAAAGTAGCAGAAGATTTGCTAAGTGAAGGTGCAGATACTATTATCAAAGAACTGAGAAATATATGA
- the hemA gene encoding glutamyl-tRNA reductase: MFILTMGLNHHTAPIDIREKLVFKESEEEMALVTLQQEKSILENVIISTCNRTEIIAVVDQIHTGRYYLKRFMANWFQMDMEKIEPYLFFHEESDAVNHLYKVTAGLDSLVLGETQILGQVKHAFEIAKQTATTGTLLNKLFREVVTFAKKVHHHTKINENAVSVSYAAVEVAKKLYGSLDNKKIVLVGAGEMSELALQNLAGSGIADITIINRTKSNAELLANQFQAKVGAYENMNEHLMLADIVLVSTSAAEPIIKQAAMQDLMEQKASSMLVIDIGLPRNVEHDCSYIPNFHLYDIDDLAGVVSANSLERQRIVLELEKTIEAEVRNFFEWEKQLGVVPIIRALREKALDMQEVTMTSLENKLPGLTEREYIQIGKHMKSIINQMLKQPISELKEMSVEEDATTSIEHFKRIFGLSETDVTVIEKEQAETRS, translated from the coding sequence ATGTTTATTCTCACCATGGGGCTGAATCATCACACAGCACCAATCGACATCCGCGAAAAATTAGTTTTTAAAGAAAGCGAAGAAGAAATGGCCTTAGTAACATTACAGCAGGAAAAAAGTATCCTCGAAAATGTTATTATTTCAACGTGCAATCGAACAGAAATTATTGCGGTTGTTGACCAAATACATACAGGTAGATATTACTTAAAACGCTTTATGGCTAACTGGTTTCAAATGGATATGGAAAAAATCGAACCTTATTTGTTTTTCCATGAAGAATCAGATGCTGTCAATCATTTATATAAAGTAACCGCGGGACTTGATTCGTTAGTACTGGGAGAAACGCAAATCCTCGGACAAGTAAAACATGCATTCGAAATCGCCAAACAAACGGCTACAACAGGTACACTTTTAAATAAACTTTTTCGGGAAGTAGTTACTTTCGCAAAAAAAGTACACCACCATACAAAAATTAATGAAAATGCTGTGTCTGTCAGTTATGCCGCTGTAGAGGTTGCAAAAAAATTATATGGTTCATTAGACAATAAGAAAATTGTGCTAGTTGGTGCAGGGGAAATGAGTGAACTCGCTTTGCAAAATCTCGCTGGGAGCGGCATTGCAGATATAACCATCATCAACCGTACTAAATCTAATGCAGAATTATTAGCAAATCAATTTCAAGCAAAAGTGGGCGCATATGAAAATATGAATGAACATTTGATGCTAGCAGACATCGTTCTCGTTTCGACAAGTGCGGCAGAACCTATTATTAAACAAGCTGCTATGCAAGATTTGATGGAACAAAAAGCGAGTTCGATGCTTGTAATTGATATCGGTTTACCTCGAAATGTTGAACATGATTGTTCATACATTCCCAATTTCCATTTATATGACATTGACGATTTGGCAGGGGTCGTTAGCGCGAACTCATTAGAGCGGCAGCGAATCGTTCTGGAACTTGAAAAAACTATTGAGGCAGAAGTTCGTAACTTTTTCGAGTGGGAAAAGCAACTAGGCGTCGTCCCTATTATTCGTGCTTTGCGTGAAAAAGCGTTAGATATGCAAGAAGTTACTATGACTAGTTTAGAAAATAAACTTCCTGGACTAACAGAACGCGAATACATTCAAATTGGAAAACATATGAAAAGCATTATAAACCAAATGCTGAAACAACCTATCTCAGAATTAAAAGAAATGTCTGTAGAAGAAGATGCAACTACAAGTATTGAACATTTTAAACGTATTTTTGGGTTGAGTGAAACAGATGTTACTGTAATAGAAAAAGAACAAGCCGAAACGAGGAGTTAA
- the yihA gene encoding ribosome biogenesis GTP-binding protein YihA/YsxC — MDVNNVELIISAVRPEQYPETDLPEYALAGRSNVGKSSFINTMIRRKSMARISQKPGKTQTLNFYKIEEALFFVDVPGYGFAKVSKTEREKWGVMIETYITSREQLRGVIQIVDLRHKPTEDDRMMYEFLKYYDIPVIVVATKADKIPRSKWQKNAKIVRETLDFDPDDKFVLFSSETKMGKDEAWQFIKEGME; from the coding sequence ATGGATGTAAATAATGTAGAACTAATAATAAGCGCTGTTCGACCAGAGCAATATCCCGAGACAGACCTTCCAGAATATGCACTTGCAGGTCGATCAAACGTTGGAAAATCATCTTTTATTAATACGATGATTCGCCGCAAAAGTATGGCAAGAATTTCACAAAAACCAGGAAAAACACAAACACTAAATTTTTATAAAATTGAAGAAGCACTTTTCTTTGTCGATGTACCCGGTTATGGTTTCGCTAAAGTTTCGAAAACAGAACGCGAAAAATGGGGCGTGATGATTGAAACGTATATTACTTCTCGTGAGCAACTTCGTGGTGTTATCCAAATTGTAGATTTGCGCCATAAACCTACAGAAGATGACCGAATGATGTATGAATTTCTGAAGTATTACGACATCCCTGTTATCGTCGTAGCAACGAAAGCAGACAAAATACCACGCAGTAAATGGCAAAAAAATGCTAAAATTGTGCGAGAAACACTTGATTTTGATCCTGATGACAAATTTGTCTTATTTTCCTCTGAAACAAAAATGGGAAAAGACGAAGCATGGCAGTTTATCAAAGAAGGAATGGAATAA